TTGGTTGATTTAGGAAAAGCGCCCGCGTTGAATTCAATCGGTGCGCGCACATCCAGTAGCGGAATGTTTTCAAGGAAAACCCGCTTAAGATCCGTTTCCTTGGGTGCACAATCGACCATCAGAACGCGCCGAAGCGGACTGTTTTTTCGTTGGGCTCGGCGGCAATGATTCGACCAATGGGTTCGGCATGTTTACCTTTGGCTTTAAGTAATTCCCGGACCTGTTCGACAGCCGTTTGCGCCACACTGATGAGCAAACCACCGGATGTTTGCGGATCGCAGACGATGGCTTTTTCCTCGTCCGTCATATCGTCGAGGTGTTTTCCGTAGCTGGCAAAATTACGGTGGGTACCGCCTGGAATTTGTTTTTCTCTTAAATATCTATCGATATTTCTGATTTTCGGTATCCGTGCCAGATCAATCACGGCAGCTGTTCCACTTCCCTGACATAGTTCCAGCAGGTGTCCGCCCAATCCAAAACCGGTGACATCCGTCATCGCATGAACCTCACTTATGTGTCCGAGTTCATAACCGATCTGATTGAGCTGGCACATCAAATCGGGTGCCGTATCCCGATCCTCATCGCGCAATACACCTGATTTTTGCGCGGTGGTCAAAATGCCGATACCCAATGGTTTGGTCAAAAACAGGTAATCGCCCACTTGAGCTTGATCGTTTCGCTTGAGGTGATCGAGTGCAACGCGACCGGTGACTGCCAAACCGAAAATGGGTTCTGGCGCATCGATGGAATGCCCGCCGGCCAGTGGAATGCCCGCATCGTGACAGGCTTGTTTTCCACCATCGATGACGGCAGAGGCGACTTCTGCTGATAATTTATCGATGGGCCAACCAAAAATAGCAATCGCCATCAGGGGTTTGCCGCCCATCGCATAAATATCGCTGATGGCATTGGTTGCAGCAATTCGCCCGAAGGTGAACGGATCATCCACGATGGGCATGAAAAAATCGGTGGTGCTGATGATGCCGGTACCGTCGCCCAGATCCATGACGGCTGCATCGTCCTTGGAGTCGTTACCCACGATGAGTTGGCTGAAATGGGCTTTTTCAATATTGCTGGTCTTCAGGATTTCATCAAGCAAGGCAGGCGATATCTTGCAGCCACAACCGGCCCCATGGCTGTATTGGGTTAGACGAACGGGTTCTTTGGAGGTGTATTGCATGGTTCGGCGTGTTCGGTTGTGTTGGTTTAACTAAAGAATGTTTTTATTCTTTTGTTAGTGATGATTAATGGCAAAGACTGTTTTGCCGTTCAAGTCGCAAGAGGCCATTTTATTGAACGACTTACTGAAATGCGAACCTCTGTATGGTTCATCCTTTCCATTGTGGATGGATGGTTGAGAAATGTGGATAACTTTTTTCTCCCCGAGTTACGCCCAGTTTATCCGCAGTTTGTTATTTTGGGCAGCGCGACCGACCGCGGATAACTGCTTCCTGACTTTTTCGGCCTGGGTACGAGGGTCATCGATCCGATTGACAGATCAGTTGGTTGTCGGACGACCATGATGAAGAGATGACTTCTGATCCTCTGCGCGCGTTGGTACCAACAACAGAAAGGCTTGTGTGGTGAATAGCATGGATGCGCCCAAGAGATGCAGTGGTTGCAGGAGGGTAGGCAGATGCAAGGTGATGAGCATTGTCCCTGAAAGGATTTGTATGATGACGATTAAAAAGAGCACGCCCAATGCCCGATTGACCCGCGCGTCCGTACCAAAGAACCGCAGCATTAACCAGAGATTAATGATAATGACAATCAGAGCGCCCGCCATATGGACGTTCAACACAGCACCCACGTGATCAAGCCAGGATACGACAGTGGTCAGGTGTTCGTTGGTTCCCATTTGATCTACCCGCTCACGAACCTGGGCCCCCAGACCGGTTTGAACCACGGTGATCACCATGGCGATGGGCAACAGGAGAAACCCGCGTCGCCCGATGCGTGCAGGTTGGCGACTGGATGAGGGAAATGTCCGTGTGACCACCGCCATCAACAAAAACAGGACACCGAACGACAACATCATATGGGTGGTGACCACGGCCGAATGGAGGTTGGTGTCGATTACCACGGCGCCAAGCCACCCGTTCAGCATCACCAGGCCCAATGCCCCGCCCGCGAGCCAGGGAAGGGCATTGTCCTGTCGGCGTGCCAGAAAAGCGAGGACGCAGGTCAGAATCGAGAGCAGCCCGATCAGCGTTCCTGTCAGACGATTGAGGTATTCGGTCCAGGTTTTGACTGGATCGAACGGCATTTTGTCGTAGCCGAGCCGGGCGTAGGTGTGTCGGTAATCGGGTGGCAGATCGGCTGCGCTGAACGGGGGAACGACGCGTCCGAAACAGGTCGGCCAGTCGGGACAACCCATACCCGCGCCCGTTGCACGCACGGTGCCTCCTACCCAAATCAGGAAGAGCACGGCCAGCATCGTCACGATGGCCATGATATGCAGTTGTTTTTGTCTGTTCATCGGGGTGTGTTTCCTGTTCACGCGTTGATCGTCAGGCCACTTAAAGCCGGATGACGATCGAATCAGCCGCTAAAAATATGGGGTTACCTGTCTTCGTTGTTATTATTTGGGATTGCTCGGCACAGCAACGGATCGTGGTCGCCAACGTTTGTATCCCAACAACAAGCCCGACAGCAGGGTCACGGGCAGCAAGACAACGCTCCAGAACCAGATTGCCCGACCACCGATGCCCATCACACTGCCGGTGTGAACGGCGGCAAGCCAGTCTTCGAATGACAGGGAAATCGCGTCCTGCGCACCATTGCTGTACCGCGTACCAAATGGCCCGAAGCTGCCGGGGGCCGTGCAGCGTACCAGTGACCGTCCGTCCGTCTGCCACCAGATCATGTCCACCTGTGCGCCGGTGCACGATAAGGCGTCGCCTGGCACCGATGCGAACAGTCTGCTGTCTGGCGGTGCGAAAGAGTTCAGTGATTGATCGGTGATTTGGGCAAAAAGTCCTGTCGATGCACAAATCAACCAAACCCAGGCGGCCAGATACACCAGTCGACGGTGGACGGAAACAACCGGCTCGCTTCCTTGCTGATTCCGGTGTCCTCGCCGATACCATTGTCCGAGGAGAAAAAGCAGAATCACGCCGATGGATGAGAGCGCAACCAAGACCGCTCCAATCGGACCCCTGCTCAGGGATCGATGAATTGAACCGAGCCAGTAAACGGCATCATGATGAGCAGGTCGTTCACCAACCAGTATTTTCCGATACGGATCGATAAAAAGTTCGAACACTTTTCCTTCGGGGCCTTTTACGGTCGCCATGACCGTGTCTTGAGGCCGTTCAGGCATGTTCAGGCTGAGTAATTGATCGTGTGGCCGCCACCGGTGTACGTGCTCCATCACGCTGTTTAGATTCATCCCCTGCCCTTCGCCCACAGCGGATACGGTCCACAGGTCGGGCGCAAGGACGCGTTCGAATTCCCGAGCGAAGGCCAAACCCGCACCCGAGAGCGCGATCAGGGTTAGTGGCAGGGTCAGTGTGACACCGAGCCAGATATGCAACCGAATGCGCCACCGGGGCGGTATCACGCTAGATTCTTTAGTGTTCGTGTTGTTCATGTCGTTACATTGCGGGATCGGATGTAGCGCGTTCCGATGTGCATTGGAGCCCGCGGGGATCAAGGCCGAAAAAAACCGAGAACCGAATCATGATTGGGGCCATGATTCAAAAATCAGTTGTTTGAGATCAGCCGCGATCTGATCGCTGGTTTCCTGCTGATCGATCAGCAGGCGTGCATTACCTTTGGGATCAAAGACATAGATCGAAGCACTGTGATTGACTTCGTAATAGCTATTTTTGTCCGGGTATCCCTTGCCATAACTGTAGGCCACCCGATAACGTTTGGTGACGGCCTTCAATTGGCTTTGTGTGCCGGTCAAACCGATAATCCGGGGTGAGAAATAACGGACATACTTGTCCAATACCGCCGGAGTATCGCGATTGGGATCGACCGACACGAACAGAACCTGAACGTCATCGGCTTGTTTACCCAATGAGTTGAGGGCGGTTGCCAGACGGGTCAGGGTTTGTGGGCAAACATCCGGACAAAAGGTATAGCCAAAATACAGCAGAACAATATGGCCACGATAGTCTTTACCGGTCACGGCCCGGTCGTGCTCGTCGGTGAGGTTAAAGGTCAGTGGCGCCATGATCCCGGTAATATCGGTGGCATTCCAGTGCACAGGCTGCTTGCTGCACCCGCTTGCGAAAATAACCAACCAAGACAAAATCAGCGTGAGAAATAACCAGTTGCCGCGCCGGTCACGAACCAAGTCTTGCATGAGCGCACCTCAAGTTGTTGTGTATGGATCCGCCATCGGATGCGGCGTGTGTTGTGCGGTAGGTGCGAGGACGACGGGCGGGGTTGTGTCCATCTTGCTGCGTTGTGACCAACGAACCAACAGAACCAGCGCACCCAGAACGCTCATCATGGCGGCCGGAATCCAGGTCACCAATCCACCCAGCGCCTGTTCTTGAAGTAGGTTTAGTGGTAAAACCCGTCCACACAAGGCGTATATGGGATACAGATCCGTCGTGCTCAGCGCGATGTACGCGCCGAGCAGTATTTGTGGAAACATCACCAGGAACAGGACCAGCAGACGAACGCCGTAGTGGCGTGTCTCGAGCATCCCGGCGGGTGGTTGACGGAAGATCATCCACCAGAACATGAGACCATCGATGGCCATGCCCCAGTTCATCGCGTTGTACAGCGGCATGCTAAGCATGGCGTCGAAATGGATGCCTGGTATCAGCCAGAAATAGATGATGGCGACGAACAGGAGGCCGGATACAAAAGGTGCCTGAATCATGCGGATCGGCCATGTAATGGCAGGATAGCGCGCGCGGAATGTGATCATGATCCGAATCATGTATTGCGGCAATCCTGCTAACAGCACGGAGGCGGGAGCGGAAACGGCAATCAAGAATGGCCCCAGATGGTGCAGAACCAGATGCTGTGTCCGGTGCATGAAAAAACTGAAGCGGCCGTAGTAATCGATTTGTGTTTGCAGCACAAGATAGATACTGACAAGCCCCAAGGCGAACAACAGCGTATCCCAGCCAGCCTTGCGGTTGAGCCGTCGAAGACCCCGAAAATACAGCACGGCTGCCAGCAGGCAGACCCCGAGAACCGTGGGGGAAAACTCATATGGCAGCAGAAAGGCGGCAGCGCTGGCCACCGAACTGAACAGAGCGCTGGTCGGTGAATCGGTCACCGCCGGCTCACAAAATCCGGGCAGTAGCCGGCCGGTTCGGCTTGACTTGATTGAACAATAGGGGTGTTCATCGCCATGGCGTGATGACGGTGATTACCAGGAGGACCAGCCGCTGATCGGCAGGTAGTGATCGACCAGTAATAAGGCAAACAGGACCGTAAGGTAGGTGATTGAAAAACCGAATAGACGCATCGCCTGACGATCACTGTCAACAAACATCAATCGATAGGCACGAATGGCGAACAAACCGCCGAGCACGGTCGCGCCGATCAGGTAGAAAGGTCCACTCAAGCCGACGGTAACCGGCAAGTAACTCACCGGGATAAGAACCAGGGCATAGGCGAAAATACTGCGTTTGGTATAGGCCACCCCTCGTATCACCGGCATCATGGGTACCCCTGCTTTGGCATATTCGTCTCGCCGTGCAATGGCAAGCGCCCAAAAGTGGGGTGGTGTCCAGACAAATATGATCAGAAACAAGGCAAATGCCTCCCAGCCAATCTGACCGGTGATGGCGCACCAACCCAGCATGGCCGGCGCCGCGCCAGAAGCGCCGCCTAGGACGATGTTCTGTGGCCCGATCCATTTGAGATAGCGCGTGTAGATCACGGCGTAGCCGATCAGTGTCAGGAGTGTCAGTACGGCCGTCAGCGGATTGACCAAGGTCCAGATGATCACGAGGGCGAGGGAGGCTAGCGATAAGGCAAATACGGTGGCGGATCCCCTCGAGATATTTCCCATGGGTAGCGGACGATTCTGGGTGCGGCCCATTACCGTATCGATTTCCCGGTCCGCGATGTGGTTTAACGCGGCCGCCGACGCACCGGCGAGCGCAATGCCTACTGTCGCAGCCAGTACCGTGGCCCAAGGCAGATTACCCGGTGGGGCAGCGAGCACCATGGCGACCAGCGCGGTAAAAACCACCAGCGAGACGACTTTGATCTTGCAGAGTTTCACATAGCTACGCCAGGGGATCACCTGCATTAGCATGAGGGTTTGGGTACGTACGGTCATGGTTTGGCTCCACTTACGATGTGCCGTTGAACCTTAATGGTTCATCGAGAGGCACCTGATTTAATTGCCGGCAAGCTTGAGAAGATGTTTTAAGTCCTTGAGCAACCCAGTGGGCTCAAACCCGGTTGGGTAGCGCAACACCAGAAAACCTTGGGGATCAACGATATAAACGGATCCGGGTGCCAATGGCCAATGATCGGCGGTAACGACATGGATGTTGCTGTCCACCCACTTCGCTCCCTCGGTCAGGGGTGACGCGGATGTCGGCAAAACAAGCACGAGGCGCACTTCACGCATGGCGCGGTCTTGTGCCAGGCGAATGCGGCGCAAGGTGTCCATCAGGTCTAGGCAATGCTGATCGCAGGGATTGGTCTGAGGAAGAACGGAGTTCGTTTTGTGAGCCGGGTTGTAATAAACCAATGTCCACTTGCCTCGAAACAGATCACCCGAGATCGCCTCGCCTTGATCGTTGATCATCGGTGGTGGTGAAAACTGTTGAGCCGGTGTGATGAGCTCGCCATGTTCCAGACCACCCTTGAAGGAGCCGGCATGGAAATGAAAAACCAACCAGGCCAAAGCGAGGGGCAGACCGAAGATGAGAACCAACCCACCGATCACGATGCCTTTGCGTTGCGGCAACACGCTGCTTATACCGTCCATCGCTTTGCTCCTTTGCCGCGGGCGCGCTTGAATCCGTGTCGGATATATAAACCCACCAGAATGACTGCAAAGCCGAACCACTGAGCGGCATAGCCATAGTGCCGCGTGGGTCCGAAGGCATGCATGGCCTTTTCTCGAATGGCCATGACTTCGGAGCCGTCGGGATAGATCACGACGGGAAGCAATGGGTATCCCAAGAGCTGTGCCATACGCTCGGGTTGCACGGCTTGAATGACGTTTGGCCAACCGGATGAAAACTCCTGACTGCCTTGAAGGGTAAAGGGTGGTTTATCGGGTTTGAGCGCGAGTCCAGTGACGGTTACCTCGGTTATCGGCACACTGACCTTGGGGCGTTGTTGACGGCTTTCGCCCAGAGGAATCCAGCCGAGATTGACGAGTACGGCAGGCTCATTTGCGGCTGCCGTGTTCAGTCGAAGCGGTGCAAGCAGGTAATAACCCACCTGCCCATCACGCACCCGGTTATCCAGCAGGAAGAGATGGGCAGGATCGTACAGGCCCCGGGCCCGAACGTGCAGGGAGAGCGGCCCCGTGTTCTGACTTTTGTTCTGAAAGCCCAGTGGTTGAGGCGCTGCTGTTTCTGCAGCCGCTTCGCGTGCGAACAGAACCTTTTTTTCGGTGGCACGATGGATTTGCCAAACGCCTAGGGCTATGAAGCCCGGCAATAGCAGAAGGGTGAAAACGGTTTGTGCCAGTGCGGGTTGAAAACGCATGACCCCCTCTCTTGGTGATATCCGCCTGTCGACAATGAAGGTGTTCAATCGGATTCACTCATTGCAATTGCGTGAACAGAAGACCGTTCGTGTGAATCGTGCTTGGATGTTGAGCGCACGACATGAACGGCCGCATCTGGTTTCAGGTTTAAAGCGCAGACCTTGCCAAAACCCATCACTCGTACGCCTTGGGACCTTCGTCATGCAACTGCTTGGCGGTCGGTGGCGTGGTAAACGTGTGGTAAGGCGCGGGCGAAGGGATGACCCACTCCAGCCCCCTTGCGCCATCCCATGGCCGGGCTCCCGCTGCTTTTCCACCGCGATAGGCCTTGATCAAAACCACGATAAAAATCAATTGTGAGAAGCCAAAGATGAAGGCGCCGACTGTTGAAATCATATTGAAATCCGTGAATTGAACCGCGTAGTCGGGAATCCGGCGCGGCATGCCGGCCAAGCCAGCGAAATGCATGGGGAAAAAGGTGATGTTCATCGAGATCACCGATAACCAAAAGTGCCATTGGGCGAGGCGTTCGTCGTACAGATGCCCAGTCCACTTGGGCAGCCAGTAGTACACGCCGGCAAATATGCCGAACAGAGAGCCGCTCACCAGCACATAGTGAAAATGCGCAACCACGAAATAGGTATCTTGGTACTGATAATCTGCGGCTACGTTGGCGAGCATCACGCCGGAAAATCCACCGATGGTAAACAATATGATGAACGCGATTGCCCAGAGCATTGGCGCTTCGAAGCTCAGAGACCCGCGCCACATGGTCGCAACCCAGTTGAAGATCTTGATGCCGGTGGGCACCGAGATCAGCATGGTGGAGTACATGAAGAATAACTGCCCCCAAACCGGCAACCCGACCGTAAACATGTGGTGCGCCCAGACGATCGTCGCCAGGAACGTGATGACGGCCGTCGCGTAAAACATCGATTTACGCCCAAAGATGGGTTTGCGTGAGAACGCCGGAACCACTTCGGAGATGATGCCGAATGCCGGCAAAATCATGATGTAGACTTCGGGATGGCCGAAAAACCAGAAGATGTGTTGGAACAACACCGGGTTCCCGCCCGCTTCAAAGAAATGAGTACCCCAATGGCGATCCGACAACACCATGGTCGCGGCAATGGCCAAGGTGGGCATGGCCAGCAGGAACAAAAAGCCGGTAATCAGCCACGACCAGCTGAATAGGGGCATATCCATCAGCTTCATACCCGGTGCCCTCATCTTCAGGATGGTGAGGATGATGTTCAGCGCACCGAAGAACGACGAAACCCCCATGATGTGGATGGAAACGATCATCCAGTCGATCGATTCCGGTCCGAAGCTGCCGGATAACGGCGGGTAGAACGTCCATCCACCGTTTGGAGCACCCCCATGAATAAAGAACGTGCTCCAGAGAATGATCGCTGCTGGGGGCATGGCCCAGAAAGCCCAGTTGTTGACTCGAGGCCAATACATGTCATCCGCACCGATTTGAAGCGGCACCATCCAGTTCGCCAACCCGGTCAGACCCGGCATGATGGCGAGGAAAATCATCGTCAGACCGTGCATGGTCGTTAGCGAGTTGAAGAATTGCGGCTGCATCAGTTGCATGCCCGGTTGGAACAGCTCCGAGCGGATCATCAGTGCCATCACCCCGCCCACCATGAGGCCCACCAGGCTGAGCACCAAGTACATGGTGCCCACAGCCTTGTGGTTCACCGTTAACAGCCAGCGCAGGATGCCTTTTCGGGGACCGTGGTGCGCGTCGTGCTCATGGACGTGACCGATCGTGGTGTCTGCTGCGGTACTGTGCAAGACATGTTCAGAGGAGTGATTCATCGTGCGGCCTCTATTTCTTTGGGCGTAATGAGATCCCCGGTGTGGTTACCCCAGGCGTTACGTTCGTAGGTAATGACGGCGGCGATGTCGCGGTCGCTCAACTGCTTGCCATAGGCCTGCATGACTGGATTCTTCTTGCTGCCGTGCACTACGATATCGATATGATCCTTGACGCTGATGCTCATGCCGTCGAGGGCGGGAAACGCACCTTTGATGCCCTTGCCATTTGCTTGGTGACAGGCAACACAGATCGTGCCGTAGACCTTTTTGCCCTGGGCCATGGCGGTGTTCATATTCCATGGGCCAGCCGCTTGCGCATTCGTCGCGGCAAGGGCTGCCTTTTCCTTATTCATCCACTCGGCATACGCGGCGGGCATCATGGCTTCGACCACGATCGGCATAAAGGCATGACCCGCCCCGCAGAGTTCAGCGCACTGTCCTCGGTAGGTTCCGGGTTTGTCGATGACAAAGCTCATTTTGTTAACCTTCCCTGGGATCGCATCGGTTTTGAACCCGAGCTGGGGAACCCACCAGGAATGAATGACATCTGAGCTGGTAACCTGTACCTGAACGGTTTTACCCACCGGAACGACCATGGGGTGATCCACGTTAAGGAGGTAATAGGGAACGTTGGCGGGTGATTCCTTGGCACCGAGCTGGCTGGCGTCCCGACTGGGAGAGGCCAGGTTGCTGAAGAACGAAATGCCCTCACGTGGGTATTTGTATTCCCATTTCCATTGTGAGCCGAGGACATCAATCACGACATCCGGCGTCGCAGGTTGGGCATTAGCTGCAATAATCGCCTTGGTGGCAGGTACAGCGATGGCGATCAGAATCAATGCCGGAACCAGTGTCCAGATGACTTCAACGGCCGTGTTCTCGTGAAACTGTGATGCCACCGCACCACGAGAACGTCGGTGACGGACCAGCGACCAAGCCATAACGCTAAACACACCGATACCGATAACGACACAGACCCAAAACACCAGCATGTGCAAGTCATAGGCCGTTTGACTGGTTGTCGTTACGCCGACCGGCATGTTGAAACTCAGCGGGTCTTCTTGTGCCGCCATGACCGACGAGAGCGGTGCAAGTAACCCCGTCACTATCAGAATTAAACGCGTTGCCATCCTGACTCCCCTGTGTGTGCCTTCTGAAAACTTCGAACGACACCATCCCGATGTGTTCGGAGAACAAAAGCAAAAATAATTTTTTCTTTCTTTAATCATCTGCGTTTCAAACCGCCGATGATGGCGGCACAGCCTTGTGTCCCCCCGAACCGAAGAGTTCACTCTTCGGTTCCACTATGATCAACACACCGAACTTGTCCTTTTTTATGCTGGAATTACCTATTAATTCGGTGCGTTAATCAAAATCATTTTACATACAGAGGCAATTAATTTGTCAATAGTAAAGTAAGCATCATTTTTCTATTAGCCATAAAGCTTTTAATTATTTAAAACGGTTAATATTAATGTTAAAAAATCAGATTATATGTTTATTATAAAATTTGAAATTTGCTTTATTGTAATTTAATTAATTTCTTATAAAGCATGCTTCACGTCGATCGCTTGAACCGACCATTACGGCACCTTTCGGCCTTAATTCTTTTTATCGATCCAAGTGGCGCAATCGAGGATGGGGCGATTTGATTAACAGGTTCCATTTTATGAAAAGTTACGGCCAGCGAAGAACCCAAGCAGCCCATACCAGCCTTATAAAAGGCTTACAAACATGCATGCCCGCCTGTTTGTAAGCCGCATAAAAATCAATGATTTGTTGTGTATTCCAAGGGGGTTTATTTGTATGTGGGGCAGCTCTGGATCAAGTAGAGCATCATAAGCAAAATAGGTAGTATATTTAATATATTTGATATGCAATTATTTATTGCTTGGATAATATATGACTGTGATAAGCCGCACCCATGGGAGTAAAGGACATGCGTTACATTGGCAAACTCATGAAAATGCCGGGCGTTATAGCTGCGGGGTATTTCACCTACAAGGGCGAGATAAGAGATTACATGGGATCTCTTTCTAAAACAGAAGCTCAGCGACTTGCTGCCATGTGTTACGCCAACCTTAGAATGGTGCGAATGCAAGGAAATATGTTGGAGGCTCTCACCGCGTACAAACCGAATCAAGAATATTGCGGATTGCATTCAGCGAATGGGTGGATTGTTCGGGGTGCCCAAAAATCCATCTGCGTCGTTTCAGATTCATTTTGCATTCTTAACAACATCGATGGCTCACTCAATGCCATATTGCATCTCATGCTCAACGAAACTAAAGAAGCCCAAGACCACTTAATTTAATCAAAAATGATCGGACGGATTACTTGAATGAGTGTCCAAGCCGTCAACGCACCTTCAGATAAGTATCCATCACGGAGGACCATCATGGCCACAACCAATGAATTGACCCAAGTGCCTGGCGCCGTCGCAGGCTTTACCTTTTCACCGTCCGGTCAGCTTCTCGATTCCGATATCAAGCCTGGTAATCATGAACTGGACGAATCGACCTTGGAAATGCTCGCGCACATTTGCGTGGCCAACCTAGCGATTAGCAACATGCAGGCCGTTGGCTGGGAAAAGTCCAGCGAACTTAAGGGATTTAATCCCGTTGAAGGATTTACGTTCGTTTGCCTCGATGTCTCCGTGGTCGCCCGCGGTAACAAGGCGATTGTGCTCATCAACCAAAATGCGGACTACGATAAGGCTTTCGAGGCACTCGCAGACTGAGGAGGGATCATG
This region of Halothiobacillus neapolitanus c2 genomic DNA includes:
- a CDS encoding DUF2173 family protein; amino-acid sequence: MATTNELTQVPGAVAGFTFSPSGQLLDSDIKPGNHELDESTLEMLAHICVANLAISNMQAVGWEKSSELKGFNPVEGFTFVCLDVSVVARGNKAIVLINQNADYDKAFEALAD